The Streptomyces sp. GSL17-111 region GACGGACGCCGCACCGGCCCCGGCACCCGTGCCGCAGCGGCTGCTCGCCACGGCCACCCGCCTCTTCGCCGAGCAGGGCTACGACCGCACCTCCGTGCAGGAGATCGTGGAGGGGGCGGGCGTCACCAAGGGGGCGATGTACCACTACTTCGGCTCCAAGGACGACCTCCTCCACGAGATCTACGCCCGGCTGCTGCGCCTCCAGCAGGAGCGGCTCGACCAGGTGGCGGCGGGCGACGCGCCCGTGGCGGAACGGCTGCGCGCCGCCGCGGCCGACGTCGTCGTGACCAGTATCGAGAACCTCGACGACGCCGCCATCTTCTTCCGGTCCATGCACCAGCTCAGCCCCGAGAAGCAGAAGCAGGTCAGGGCCGAGCGGCGGCGCTACCACGAGCGGTTCCGGGCCCTGGTGGAGGAGGGCCAGCGCGCGGGCGTGTTCTGCCGCGACACCTCCGCCGAGCTGGTCGTCGACTACCACTTCGGCTCCGTCCACCACCTCTCCGCCTGGTACCGCGCCGACGGCAGGCTCACCCCGCAGCAGGTGGCCGACCAGCTCGCCGACCTCCTCATGCGCGCCCTGCGCCCCTGAGCGCGCCCCACGCCCCGTGCGAAACGTCCAGGTGAGGCGCGGCCGGGACGGGGTAGACGCCCGCGTATGCCTGGACGACTGCGCACCTGGGACCACGCGCTCTTCGCCGCCGTGGCCGACCGCCACTGGCCCGGCGCCGAACGCGCCCTGCCCGGGCTGAGCCACACCGCCGACCGCAGCCGCCTGTGGCTCGGACTGGCCGCCACCATGGCGTTCTCCGGCCTCGGCGGCGTGAAGGCCCGCCGGGCCGCCGTACGGGGCGTCGCCTCACTCGCCGTGGCCTCCGCCACCGTGAACACGATCGCGAAGGGGGCGGTGCGGCGGCGGCGTCCGATACTCGACGCGGTCCCGGCGATCCGGCACCTGAAGGCGCAGCCGGTCACCACCTCCTTCCCCTCGGGCCATGCCGCCTCCGCCGCCGCGTTCGCCACCGGGGTCGCCCTGGAGTCCCGCGGCTGGGGCGCGCTGGTCGCGCCGCTGGCCGCGTCCGTCGCGTTCTCCCGCGTGTACACCGGCGTCCACTATCCGAGCGACGTCCTGGCCGGGGCGGCGATCGGGGCGGGGGCGGCCGTTCTCGTCCGCCGGCTGCTCACCCCGCGCCCGCCGGCGCCGCCGTCCCAGCCGCTGGTGACCGCGCCCGCGCTGCCCGCCGGCCGGGGGCTGTGCGTCGTGGCCAACCCGGGCTCCGGGACGGCGGAGACGCTGCACGAACTGCGCACCGAAATCCCCGAGGCCGCCTTCACCGTCTGGAGCCCGGACTCGGGCCCCCTCACCGACGCCCTGGAGGAGGCCGCCGCCCGCGCGGCCGAGGAGGGCGGCGCGCTCGGCGTCCTCGGCGGGGACGGGACGGTCGGCGCCGCCGCGCCCGTGGCCCTGCGGCACGACGTGCCGCTGGCCGTGCTGCCCGGCGGCACCTTCAACCACCTCGCCCTCGACCTCGGCATCCACCGACCCGCCGACGTGCTGCGCGCGCTGGAGAGCGGGGACGCCATCGCCGTCGACGTGGCCCGCTTCGTCCCCGGCCCCGACGCCGAGCGGCACGGCGGGGTGGGGCACTTCGTCAACACCTTCAGCCTCGGTGCCTACGGGGAGCTGGTGGAGGTGCGGGAGCGGTGGAGCGGCCGCGTCGGCTCCTGGCCCGCCTCGCTGCTGGCGGCCTTCACGGTGCTGCGGCACGCCCGCCCGGTGGAGCTGACCATCAACGGGCGACGCCGCTCGGTGTGGCTGCTGTTCGCGGGCAACTGCGCGTACTCCGCCCTCGGCGGCACCGCCGCGCGACGCTCCAACCTCGCCGACGGCCAGCTGGAGGTGCACGTCGTCCACGGCGGGCGCTGGGCGCGGGTGCGGCTGCTGTCCGCCGCCGCCACCGGACTGCTGCACCGCTCGCCCGTCCACGCCGCCGCCCGGGTGGCGGCCGTCCGGCTCACCGGCATCCGGCCCGGCACGGTCTGCGCCTTCGACGGCGAGACGGCCCCCGCGCCGCCGGAGCTCCTGCTCGACAAGGAGGAGCGGCGGCTGACCGTCTACCGCCCGCTGCCCGTGTGGCTGACGGGCCTGGACCCGTCCTGGTGACGCCGCCGGGCGCGGCGGCTCAGCCCGGCAGGGCGGCCAGCGCCCCCTCCACGGTCTCCTCCGGGGTGCCGCCGATGTCGACGGCCGCGCCCGGCTCGTCGTCGTGCAGCGGTTCCAGGGCGTCGAACTGCGAGCGCAGCAGCGACGGGGGCATGAAGTGGCCGCGCCGCTCGCCGAGCCGCCGCGCCACGAGCTCGGGGGAGCCGTCCAGGTGCAGGAAGAACACGCCCGGCGCGGCCGAGCGCAGCCGGTCGCGGTAGCGCCGCTTGAGCGCCGAGCACGTCACGACGCCCCCCGCGCCGCCCTGCCCGGCGAGCCAGTCGGCGATGGCGTCCAGCCAGGGCGCCCGGTCCTCGTCCGTCAGCGGGGTGCCGGCGGCCATCTTGGCCACGTTGCCCGGCGGGTGGAAGTCGTCGGCCTCCGCGTAGGGGACGGTCAGCCGCTCGGCCAGCCGCGTGCCCACCGTCGTCTTGCCCGAACCCGACACACCCATGACCACGACCAGAGCCGTCACCGGAGCATCACCACTCCCACCGTTGCGAGGACCACCGTGCAACCCGCCACCGCCGAGGCGGCCAGCGGGCTCAGCGGTGCCGGCCGGGCGCCGCTCAGCCCGCCGGACCTGCGGTGCGCGAGCCCGGCGAGCAGCAGGCCGGTCGCCAGCACCACCGCCACCGCACCGTACCCGTCCGCACCGGAACCCTCCGTCACGGCCTGCCGGACGAGCAGGACGCACGCCACGGCGCAGGCCAGCGTCGTCCGCCGCCAGGCCAGCCGCGTCCGCTCCGGCTGCACGCCGGGATCGCGTGGGCCGGGACCCGGCGGGCCGGGTCGGGGCGGGCCGCTCACCGGCCGCCGTTCACGACCACGGCGACGGCCACCACCACGGCGGCCAGCGCCGTGCCGACGCCGAGGAAGGCGGGGAACCGCGACGCCGGAAGGTCCTCCCCGCGCCGCATGGCCAGCTCGCAGCGCACCCAGTGGTGCACGGCCCGCACCGCGCACAGGGCGCCGCCCACCAGCAGGACGACGGCGGCGCCCGTCCGCATGCCGGGCCCGAGCCGGGTGAGGAACTGGTCGGCCGCGATTCCGCCGGCCACCAGGGCCAGCCCTGTCCGCACCCAGGCGAGGAACGTCCGCTCGTTGGCCAGGGAGAACCGGTAGTCGGGCGTCGTGCCCTCCGCGCGCACCCGGCGCGGGTCGAACCACATGCGCACCGCTCGCCACGTTCCTCCGCTCACCCCGCGAGCGTATCCCCGGTGGACGCGTGCGGCGGGGACGGTACCCGGCGGAGGCGCCTACACGGCGCGACCGGCGGTCCGCTTGCCGCCGGGCCACAAGCCGGGCCGCCCGCCACGGGCCCCCGTTGTGGCCCGGCGCAGCCTGCGCACCGCAGGCCGCCGCGATGGTTGACGACGCCATCTACCCACGGGTAGTCCTGCGGCATGACGTACGACGCGGACGTGATCGTGATCGGGGCCGGGCTGGCCGGGCTGGCCGCGACGGCCGAGCTGGCCGACGCCGGGCGCCGGGTGATCCTCCTCGACCAGGAGCCCGAGCAGTCGCTCGGCGGCCAGGCGCACTGGTCCTTCGGCGGGCTGTTCCTCGTGGACTCCCCCGAGCAGCGCCGGCTGCGCATCCGCGACAGCCGCGCACTGGCCTGGCAGGACTGGCTGGGCACGGCCGGCTTCGACCGCCCCGAGGACCACTGGCCGCGCCGCTGGGCCGAGGCCTACGTCGACTTCGCCGCCGGGGAGAAGCGGGCCTGGCTGCGCGCCCAGGGCGTGCGCCTGTTCCCCGTCGTCGGCTGGGCCGAACGCGGCGGCTACGACGCCACCGGGCACGGCAACTCCGTCCCCCGCTTCCACATCACCTGGGGCACCGGCCCCGGCCTGGTCGAACCCTTCGAGCGGCGGGTCCGCGAGGGCGCCGCACGCGGGCTGGTCGACCTGCGCTTCCGGCACCGCGTGACGGGGCTGGCCCGCTCGGCCGGGGCCGTGGACACCGTGACCGGGGAGGTCCTGGTGCCCAGCGACGCCGCACGCGGCACCGCCAGCAGCCGCGCGGTGGTGGGCACCTTCGAGCTGCGCGCCCAGGCCGTCGTCGTCACCTCCGGCGGCATCGGCGGCGACCACGACCTCGTCCGCGCCAACTGGCCCGCCCGGCTCGGCACGCCGCCGCGTCGGCTGCTCTCCGGCGTGCCCGCCCACGTCGACGGCGCCATGCTCGGCGTCACCGAGGCGGCCGGCGGACGCGTCGTCAACCGGGACCGCATGTGGCACTACACCGAGGGCATCGAGAACTGGGACCCGATCTGGGCACGGCACGGCATCCGCATCCTGCCCGGCCCCTCCAGCCTCTGGCTCGACGCCACCGGGCGGC contains the following coding sequences:
- a CDS encoding gluconokinase, producing the protein MGVSGSGKTTVGTRLAERLTVPYAEADDFHPPGNVAKMAAGTPLTDEDRAPWLDAIADWLAGQGGAGGVVTCSALKRRYRDRLRSAAPGVFFLHLDGSPELVARRLGERRGHFMPPSLLRSQFDALEPLHDDEPGAAVDIGGTPEETVEGALAALPG
- a CDS encoding DUF202 domain-containing protein, which encodes MQPERTRLAWRRTTLACAVACVLLVRQAVTEGSGADGYGAVAVVLATGLLLAGLAHRRSGGLSGARPAPLSPLAASAVAGCTVVLATVGVVMLR
- a CDS encoding FAD-binding dehydrogenase, whose product is MTYDADVIVIGAGLAGLAATAELADAGRRVILLDQEPEQSLGGQAHWSFGGLFLVDSPEQRRLRIRDSRALAWQDWLGTAGFDRPEDHWPRRWAEAYVDFAAGEKRAWLRAQGVRLFPVVGWAERGGYDATGHGNSVPRFHITWGTGPGLVEPFERRVREGAARGLVDLRFRHRVTGLARSAGAVDTVTGEVLVPSDAARGTASSRAVVGTFELRAQAVVVTSGGIGGDHDLVRANWPARLGTPPRRLLSGVPAHVDGAMLGVTEAAGGRVVNRDRMWHYTEGIENWDPIWARHGIRILPGPSSLWLDATGRRLPVPLFPGFDTLGTLEHIMRTGHEYTWFVLTRKIIEKEFALSGSEQNPDLTGRSIRDVLGRARSGAPGPVRAFMEHGPDFVVERDLDALVRGMNALTGDGLLDADRLRGEILARDREVANPFSKDLQVTAVRGARAYLGDKLIRVASPHRLLDPKAGPLIAVRLNILTRKTLGGLETDLSSRVLTDGGEPLPGVYAAGEAAGFGGGGVHGYRSLEGTFLGGCLFSGRTAGRAAARAVG
- a CDS encoding bifunctional phosphatase PAP2/diacylglycerol kinase family protein; the encoded protein is MPGRLRTWDHALFAAVADRHWPGAERALPGLSHTADRSRLWLGLAATMAFSGLGGVKARRAAVRGVASLAVASATVNTIAKGAVRRRRPILDAVPAIRHLKAQPVTTSFPSGHAASAAAFATGVALESRGWGALVAPLAASVAFSRVYTGVHYPSDVLAGAAIGAGAAVLVRRLLTPRPPAPPSQPLVTAPALPAGRGLCVVANPGSGTAETLHELRTEIPEAAFTVWSPDSGPLTDALEEAAARAAEEGGALGVLGGDGTVGAAAPVALRHDVPLAVLPGGTFNHLALDLGIHRPADVLRALESGDAIAVDVARFVPGPDAERHGGVGHFVNTFSLGAYGELVEVRERWSGRVGSWPASLLAAFTVLRHARPVELTINGRRRSVWLLFAGNCAYSALGGTAARRSNLADGQLEVHVVHGGRWARVRLLSAAATGLLHRSPVHAAARVAAVRLTGIRPGTVCAFDGETAPAPPELLLDKEERRLTVYRPLPVWLTGLDPSW
- a CDS encoding YidH family protein: MWFDPRRVRAEGTTPDYRFSLANERTFLAWVRTGLALVAGGIAADQFLTRLGPGMRTGAAVVLLVGGALCAVRAVHHWVRCELAMRRGEDLPASRFPAFLGVGTALAAVVVAVAVVVNGGR
- a CDS encoding TetR/AcrR family transcriptional regulator, with the protein product MTDAAPAPAPVPQRLLATATRLFAEQGYDRTSVQEIVEGAGVTKGAMYHYFGSKDDLLHEIYARLLRLQQERLDQVAAGDAPVAERLRAAAADVVVTSIENLDDAAIFFRSMHQLSPEKQKQVRAERRRYHERFRALVEEGQRAGVFCRDTSAELVVDYHFGSVHHLSAWYRADGRLTPQQVADQLADLLMRALRP